The Fusibacter sp. A1 genome has a segment encoding these proteins:
- a CDS encoding VOC family protein: MSIGAFSLSLAVKDIEVSKKFYETLGFKSFAGVLDDSWIIMQNGDVTIGLFQGMFEKNMMTFNPGWNDHAENLESFKDIRVLQEELRDKGIKFETEVEENTEGPGSFIISDPDGNPILVDQHR, translated from the coding sequence ATGAGCATCGGAGCATTTTCATTAAGTTTGGCAGTAAAAGATATTGAAGTGTCAAAAAAATTTTATGAAACTCTAGGTTTTAAAAGTTTTGCAGGAGTTCTTGATGATAGTTGGATCATTATGCAAAATGGTGATGTCACTATCGGTTTATTTCAAGGCATGTTTGAGAAAAACATGATGACGTTCAACCCCGGTTGGAATGATCACGCTGAGAATTTAGAATCCTTTAAAGATATTCGAGTCTTACAAGAAGAGTTAAGGGATAAAGGAATCAAGTTTGAAACTGAAGTAGAAGAGAATACAGAAGGTCCTGGTAGTTTTATAATTAGTGATCCTGATGGCAATCCAATTTTAGTGGATCAGCATCGATAA
- a CDS encoding Ppx/GppA phosphatase family protein has protein sequence MKKIAIIDLGSNSVRMNIYHINEQGGYSLSEQLKEMVRLAKGMGTDLILKKTQIEKTIQTLKFFKSVIEESSVSEAYYFATAALRQAKNQAEVIEQIANEVGIEFDILDGQEEAYLDYLGAINTIEKNRAIIVDVGGASTEIIKVDHRRMSDAISLPMGSVNLSERYKHSRQADKYFATHLDQLSFVHRGYDVIGLGGVIRTLGKIHKAQNKAYLEDLHHYEISNKDALDLIDKMMNMDHKALQRLDGLSSKRVDIIKSGLVPVKHVLQMTGGNLTICAYGIREGFLFKEILFKNAQPVLASALEHSIENICKKYSVSTEHADRVRFFTKKLTEGFQQKLTITENEMKLLDIASRVHYIGMHVNYYNHHIHGMHIMLVERIAGLTSREQFSVAYLIANHRRLDLPVFFDSYKHYIGNEGILRLKRLSIILKIAEQMDKGESGKISDLKVAFNNGTCSITLESSSQVETSIRSVLQYKDLFKKHEKKNLVIIHKGNTYK, from the coding sequence ATGAAAAAAATTGCAATTATCGATTTGGGTTCGAACTCAGTTAGAATGAATATTTACCATATCAATGAACAAGGTGGATATTCGCTATCGGAACAATTAAAGGAAATGGTGAGACTTGCAAAAGGAATGGGTACTGACTTGATTCTTAAGAAGACACAAATTGAGAAGACAATTCAAACGCTAAAGTTCTTTAAGTCTGTCATTGAAGAGAGTTCAGTTTCAGAAGCTTATTATTTTGCAACGGCAGCTCTAAGACAGGCAAAAAATCAAGCAGAAGTCATAGAACAGATAGCAAATGAAGTGGGGATCGAATTTGATATACTAGATGGCCAGGAAGAAGCCTACCTGGATTATCTCGGTGCCATTAATACCATTGAGAAAAACAGGGCTATCATTGTTGATGTTGGTGGTGCAAGTACTGAAATTATCAAGGTTGATCATCGTCGAATGTCAGATGCGATTAGCCTACCCATGGGAAGTGTCAACTTGAGCGAGAGATATAAACATTCAAGGCAGGCAGATAAATATTTTGCAACCCATTTAGACCAATTGAGTTTTGTGCACAGAGGATACGATGTTATTGGTTTGGGTGGTGTCATCAGGACACTGGGGAAAATTCATAAGGCTCAAAATAAAGCGTACTTAGAAGATCTGCATCATTATGAAATTTCAAACAAGGATGCCTTGGATTTAATAGATAAGATGATGAACATGGATCATAAAGCACTGCAAAGACTGGACGGTTTAAGCTCTAAAAGAGTTGATATCATAAAAAGTGGTTTAGTTCCTGTCAAACATGTACTTCAAATGACTGGCGGAAATCTCACGATTTGCGCATATGGGATTCGTGAAGGTTTTCTGTTTAAAGAGATTTTGTTTAAGAATGCTCAACCAGTACTGGCGTCAGCATTGGAGCACAGTATTGAAAATATATGTAAAAAGTACTCGGTCAGCACTGAACATGCAGACCGAGTGAGGTTTTTCACTAAGAAGCTTACAGAAGGTTTTCAACAGAAACTGACAATAACAGAGAATGAGATGAAATTGCTTGATATCGCCTCAAGAGTTCACTATATTGGTATGCATGTTAATTACTATAACCATCATATCCATGGTATGCACATCATGCTCGTTGAACGTATTGCCGGTTTAACAAGTCGTGAGCAGTTTAGCGTAGCCTACCTCATAGCTAATCACAGAAGATTGGACCTGCCTGTGTTCTTCGATTCTTACAAGCATTATATTGGAAATGAAGGTATTCTGCGCTTAAAGCGATTGTCGATAATACTAAAGATAGCAGAGCAAATGGACAAGGGGGAGAGTGGCAAAATAAGCGATTTGAAGGTTGCGTTTAACAATGGAACGTGTTCCATTACCCTTGAAAGCAGTAGCCAGGTGGAGACATCAATTAGGAGTGTGCTACAGTATAAGGACTTATTCAAGAAGCATGAAAAAAAGAACTTGGTCATTATCCACAAGGGCAATACTTATAAGTGA
- a CDS encoding GGDEF domain-containing protein — MLVTNEPTIDSRTGLFHSILIEESVTTFYQPIVSLKTANVMGYEALSRGPQNTEFYSPIEMIKAAHEHDKLWELEMLFRQKALERAKEISPEKYLFINVDPDIIKSSDFKTGLTKECLDEMEISEKSIVFEITERTSINDYVSFQIVLEHYRNQGYKIAIDDVGAGYSGLKTINEVRPDFIKIDMDLIRNIDKDAFKQALLKAFVDTAVKTNIMLIAEGIETKEELKTLIMLGVHAGQGYYLQKPSPKFEDLEPEVVKRIEDYNKISNNLNSYAQDYHYISNLVYGHKHCTFESMIESKTVKQHLEKENLTSACICEHDYPVGLLMKHNIDSKLSGRYGYSLYSNRPVSKVMNANPLIVDSYTPISVVAKRAMERSDDEIFDDIIVTKSSKYYGIVSMKKIFEYTLMFEKNNAKEHNPLSGLPGNPIIKRVMSDFVTYKNNSCICYLDINDFKIYNDVYGFESGDNMIRFLAQLIQDNVKKIFPSSSFIGHVGGDDFIIIINGVSEEYHQVLQNILDDFEKNKVFLFSDKHIMNNKIVSEDRFGVMREFPLTKLAIAGIAGDLSKYRSSDYLSEALAGLKKEVKQTSDSSYKIIMKY; from the coding sequence ATGCTTGTAACAAACGAACCAACCATTGATAGTCGAACTGGATTGTTTCATAGTATCCTCATTGAAGAAAGCGTGACCACTTTCTATCAACCCATTGTCAGTTTGAAAACTGCTAATGTCATGGGATATGAAGCATTGTCAAGAGGTCCTCAAAACACTGAATTTTATTCACCTATAGAAATGATCAAAGCCGCTCATGAACATGATAAGTTATGGGAACTTGAGATGCTCTTTAGGCAGAAGGCTCTGGAACGTGCTAAAGAAATCAGTCCTGAAAAGTACCTTTTCATCAATGTAGATCCTGATATCATCAAATCTAGTGATTTTAAAACAGGGTTGACCAAAGAATGCCTTGATGAAATGGAAATCTCCGAAAAATCCATTGTTTTTGAAATCACAGAAAGGACTTCCATCAATGATTATGTGTCCTTTCAGATTGTTTTGGAACATTATCGAAATCAAGGATACAAGATTGCCATTGATGATGTGGGGGCTGGATATTCTGGACTAAAAACCATCAACGAAGTAAGACCTGATTTCATCAAAATTGATATGGATCTTATAAGAAACATCGACAAAGATGCTTTTAAGCAAGCGCTTTTAAAAGCGTTTGTCGATACAGCCGTCAAAACGAATATCATGCTGATTGCAGAAGGTATTGAAACAAAAGAGGAACTTAAAACACTCATCATGCTTGGGGTTCATGCAGGACAAGGATATTATCTTCAAAAACCATCGCCCAAGTTTGAAGACCTTGAACCTGAAGTGGTCAAACGTATAGAGGACTATAACAAAATATCAAATAATCTAAATTCATATGCCCAGGATTATCACTATATCTCAAACCTTGTGTATGGTCATAAGCACTGCACATTTGAATCAATGATCGAAAGCAAAACCGTCAAGCAGCATCTTGAAAAAGAAAACTTGACTAGCGCTTGTATCTGCGAGCACGATTATCCCGTAGGACTCTTGATGAAGCATAACATCGATTCGAAACTATCTGGACGCTATGGTTATTCACTCTATTCCAATCGACCGGTCTCAAAAGTCATGAATGCAAATCCCTTGATTGTAGATTCCTATACGCCAATTAGCGTTGTGGCAAAACGCGCGATGGAACGGTCAGATGATGAGATATTTGATGATATCATTGTGACAAAATCTTCGAAATACTATGGAATTGTTTCGATGAAAAAAATCTTTGAATATACGCTAATGTTTGAAAAAAACAATGCCAAGGAACACAACCCGCTTTCAGGTCTTCCGGGCAATCCAATTATTAAGCGGGTCATGTCGGATTTTGTGACCTACAAAAATAATTCATGTATATGCTATCTGGATATCAATGATTTCAAAATATACAATGATGTATATGGCTTTGAAAGTGGAGACAATATGATCCGTTTTTTGGCACAACTCATACAGGATAATGTCAAAAAAATATTTCCGTCTTCTAGTTTTATCGGTCATGTGGGAGGCGATGACTTCATCATAATAATTAACGGTGTATCTGAAGAGTATCATCAAGTGCTTCAAAACATTTTGGACGATTTTGAGAAAAACAAAGTCTTTCTGTTCTCCGACAAACACATCATGAATAATAAGATTGTTTCAGAGGACAGGTTCGGTGTGATGAGGGAATTTCCACTCACTAAGCTTGCAATTGCTGGAATTGCAGGTGATTTATCAAAATATAGGAGTTCGGATTATTTAAGTGAGGCCTTGGCAGGACTAAAAAAAGAAGTAAAACAGACTTCGGATAGCAGTTATAAAATTATTATGAAGTACTAG
- a CDS encoding DUF2178 domain-containing protein: MSKPMKFSIIQVGAWLLIGIILLLVFNQEGVVEQWGDNQNKTLLVASLFIFGFSSDFILRLIEKSKRHGFSRDERDQLIQSKAMNFGFILTLIYVFLVTITLYVKYEDAGLMPVGYMWFVAYSTIVIANLSMGIPSICYYKKQGY; encoded by the coding sequence ATGAGTAAGCCAATGAAATTCAGCATTATTCAAGTCGGTGCATGGTTGCTAATCGGAATCATCCTGCTTCTTGTATTCAATCAAGAAGGTGTTGTTGAGCAGTGGGGAGACAATCAAAACAAGACCCTGCTTGTGGCGTCCTTATTCATTTTTGGATTTTCAAGTGATTTCATCTTAAGACTGATAGAAAAAAGCAAACGACATGGTTTCAGTCGCGATGAAAGGGACCAACTGATACAGTCAAAGGCCATGAATTTTGGTTTTATCTTAACGCTGATCTATGTGTTTCTGGTTACGATTACTCTCTATGTAAAATATGAAGACGCGGGTCTTATGCCGGTAGGCTATATGTGGTTTGTAGCTTACAGTACAATTGTAATTGCCAACCTTAGTATGGGTATACCAAGTATTTGCTACTATAAGAAACAGGGCTACTAA
- a CDS encoding helix-turn-helix transcriptional regulator, translating into MEMINHLRQIRRTQNITQQDLADAVDCTRQTIIALEQNKYNPSLLLALKLSRELNTPVDEIFSLNKEKGSQE; encoded by the coding sequence ATGGAAATGATCAATCATCTAAGGCAAATAAGAAGGACTCAAAATATCACTCAGCAAGATTTGGCAGATGCTGTAGACTGCACAAGACAAACCATCATCGCCCTTGAACAGAACAAGTACAACCCTTCATTACTACTGGCCTTAAAACTTTCTAGAGAGTTAAACACGCCGGTAGATGAGATTTTTAGCCTCAATAAGGAAAAGGGCAGCCAAGAGTAA
- a CDS encoding GNAT family N-acetyltransferase: MNLTPILKTERLTLRMFQESDLPFLLSHFSDVAVCEYLMDNERIKTMDEAKEILTWSYGDKKCPTNNRWMIIEDQTNLPIGTIGFHRWDKQNKIAEIGYDLSPTKWSKGYMSEAIKETLVFLFDRLDVDKVQAIVHVDNAPSKRLLEKTGFRIEGNIRNIYFLKGEYHDHYLMTIQKSDYKE; this comes from the coding sequence ATGAATCTAACCCCAATACTAAAAACAGAACGACTAACCTTAAGAATGTTTCAAGAAAGTGACTTGCCATTCCTACTTAGTCACTTTAGTGACGTAGCCGTTTGCGAATACTTGATGGATAACGAACGGATCAAAACGATGGACGAAGCCAAAGAAATCCTAACTTGGAGTTACGGTGACAAAAAATGCCCTACAAACAACAGATGGATGATCATTGAAGATCAGACGAACCTACCGATAGGAACGATCGGTTTCCACCGCTGGGACAAGCAAAACAAGATAGCAGAAATCGGATATGACCTATCGCCGACTAAATGGTCCAAAGGCTATATGTCAGAAGCCATCAAAGAAACACTGGTCTTTCTATTCGACCGATTAGACGTGGACAAAGTACAAGCCATCGTACACGTTGACAATGCCCCGTCAAAACGCTTGTTGGAAAAAACGGGCTTTCGGATTGAAGGAAATATCAGAAACATCTATTTTTTAAAAGGGGAATACCATGACCATTATCTGATGACGATTCAAAAAAGCGATTACAAGGAATAA